From the Leptospira biflexa serovar Patoc strain 'Patoc 1 (Paris)' genome, one window contains:
- a CDS encoding co-chaperone GroES, which translates to MASIKPLGDRVVVEPKNESEEKIGSIIVPDTAKEKPQEGKVIAAGQGRYEDGKLVPLEVKVGDTVLYGKYSGTEIKQGGKDLLIIRESDILGVVTN; encoded by the coding sequence TAGGCGACCGAGTCGTCGTCGAGCCTAAGAATGAGTCGGAAGAAAAAATCGGATCCATCATCGTCCCAGACACGGCCAAAGAAAAACCACAAGAAGGCAAAGTCATCGCTGCGGGACAAGGCCGTTACGAAGACGGTAAACTCGTTCCTTTAGAAGTAAAGGTTGGGGATACAGTTCTATACGGAAAGTATTCTGGAACAGAAATCAAACAAGGCGGAAAAGATTTACTCATTATCCGTGAAAGCGACATCCTCGGTGTCGTAACAAACTAA